One part of the Haliotis asinina isolate JCU_RB_2024 chromosome 2, JCU_Hal_asi_v2, whole genome shotgun sequence genome encodes these proteins:
- the LOC137272676 gene encoding histone deacetylase complex subunit SAP30L-like, producing the protein MSTNGFSTEEDSRGGHDQICCLIDSNERCTRQAGNASYSKRIQKTVQQRKLKLTRDDSVSHIYICDFHKNMIQSVRSKRKRKDSEDDRGSPDGDDDVPEIDFFQMPVNALRRYKRHFKISTRPGLNKAQLAEAVARHFRTIPVVEKEALTYFIYMAKNYKSRFDQKYIDTVHS; encoded by the exons ATGAG TACTAATGGCTTCAGCACAGAGGAAGACAGTCGTGGGGGGCATGACCAGATCTGCTGCTTGATTGACAGCAATGAGCGATGCACACGGCAAGCAGGCAATGCCAGTTACAGCAAACGTATACAGAAGACAGTTCAGCAACGAAAGCTAAAACTCACCAGGGATGACAGC GtgtcacacatctacatctgtgaCTTTCACAAGAACATGATTCAGAGTGTCCGCAGCAAGCGGAAGAGGAAGGACAGTGAGGATGACCGAGGATCGCCTGATGGGGACGATGATGTACCAGAG attgACTTTTTCCAAATGCCTGTAAATGCCCTACGACGCTACAAACGTCACTTCAAAATCTCCACACGGCCTGGTCTCAACAAAGCACAACTGGCAGAA GCCGTTGCTCGACATTTCCGCACCATCCCCGTTGTTGAGAAAGAGGCTCTGACCTACTTTATCTATATGGCAAAAAACTACAAGAGTCGGTTTGACCAGAAATACATTGATACAGTCCACAGCTAG